A stretch of the Chlorobiota bacterium genome encodes the following:
- a CDS encoding sugar kinase: MKKFDLISLGEVLVEFTNTNLKDFHFSVSGDVFNTLYYASRFGLNTGIITCFGKDLFTDKIISNLKSENIDYDLTSIINDKNNGIYFIDEDKINIRNFHYWRNSSAAKQTLTEINFDDIVEYISNSNYFLITGITLSIINDKLLLIELLSKIQGKTIIVFDSNYRKSLWNCNVDYLNVFNQIVKFIDIFLPSDSDLFEIYNISDLNQILPFLIDYHIDKIIIKEGAKGCCYLDQNKLIHLNKIETEVVDTTGSGDAFNAGLITGLIRGYTLEPALCLAQMTSVQALIVRGAINQNFHPMNSNL; the protein is encoded by the coding sequence ATGAAAAAGTTTGATTTAATATCTCTTGGTGAAGTTCTTGTTGAATTTACTAATACAAATTTAAAGGATTTTCATTTCTCTGTTTCTGGTGATGTATTTAATACTTTATATTATGCAAGCAGATTTGGCTTAAATACAGGAATAATTACTTGCTTTGGTAAAGATTTATTTACCGACAAAATAATTTCCAATCTAAAAAGTGAAAATATCGATTATGATTTAACTTCGATTATTAATGATAAAAATAACGGAATTTATTTTATAGATGAAGACAAAATAAACATAAGAAATTTTCACTATTGGAGGAATTCAAGTGCAGCAAAACAGACTTTAACAGAAATAAACTTTGATGATATTGTTGAATACATTTCAAACTCGAATTACTTTTTAATAACTGGAATCACACTTTCTATAATAAATGATAAATTGTTACTAATTGAACTTTTATCTAAAATTCAAGGAAAAACTATAATTGTATTTGATTCAAATTATAGAAAATCATTATGGAATTGTAACGTTGATTATTTAAATGTTTTTAATCAAATAGTAAAATTTATTGACATTTTTTTACCCTCAGATTCTGATTTATTTGAAATATATAATATTTCGGATTTAAATCAAATTTTACCATTTTTAATTGATTACCACATTGATAAAATTATAATTAAAGAAGGGGCAAAAGGCTGTTGTTATCTAGATCAAAACAAACTTATTCATCTTAATAAAATTGAAACAGAAGTAGTTGATACTACTGGCTCTGGAGATGCATTTAATGCAGGATTAATTACTGGTTTAATTCGGGGTTATACTCTAGAACCTGCTTTATGTTTAGCTCAAATGACTTCTGTTCAAGCTTTAATTGTTAGAGGTGCAATTAATCAAAATTTTCACCCAATGAATTCAAATTTATAA
- the rpmB gene encoding 50S ribosomal protein L28 — translation MAKRCELSGVGPVYGGSISHAHNRTNRRFMPNLQSKKIWDDVNHKWIRVKATAKALRTLDKKGYGAMMKDLNK, via the coding sequence ATGGCAAAAAGATGTGAATTATCAGGGGTTGGTCCAGTTTATGGAGGAAGTATTTCTCATGCTCACAACCGTACAAACCGCCGATTCATGCCTAACCTTCAATCAAAAAAGATTTGGGATGATGTGAATCATAAATGGATTAGAGTAAAAGCAACTGCAAAAGCATTAAGAACTCTTGACAAAAAAGGTTACGGTGCAATGATGAAAGATTTAAATAAATAA
- a CDS encoding DUF1343 domain-containing protein, giving the protein MIRFYNSLTFFIILIFSKGILLSQISLGIDVLEQENFAPLKGKNIGLVINQASVSKNFTRSTLDVLLSTKECKIVALFAPEHGIDASANAGEKVKDNSFAGIKVFSLYGATRKPTKEMFKGLDIIVYDIQDIGVRSYTFISTMINVMEACSDEGIELMILDRPNPIGGDIIDGNVLDINFKSFVGILPIPYIYGLTPGELAEMANDEGWLNSKSKKCNLKIIKMKNWNRTMQWKDTGLKWIPTSPHIPTIDATFGYATTGTLGEIGICNIGVGYTLPFELIGAPWIDKNLLIKKLDSLDLIGLYLRPVKYKPFYAAYKEKECYGIHIMRKGDDVLPFTTTIALLTTLRDIKPGLLDSIDKLKWNMFDKICGTDQIRIDLLSGKSFDYITKKWLTNLISYSIKREKYLLYD; this is encoded by the coding sequence ATGATAAGATTTTACAATTCACTAACTTTTTTTATTATATTAATATTTTCAAAAGGAATATTATTATCTCAAATTTCTCTAGGAATTGATGTACTTGAACAAGAAAATTTTGCTCCTCTAAAAGGTAAAAACATTGGATTAGTTATTAATCAAGCATCAGTATCAAAAAATTTTACAAGATCAACTTTAGATGTTTTACTATCTACAAAGGAATGTAAAATTGTTGCTTTGTTTGCACCTGAGCATGGTATTGATGCTTCAGCAAATGCTGGAGAAAAAGTCAAAGATAATTCATTTGCTGGAATTAAAGTTTTTTCATTGTACGGAGCAACCAGAAAGCCAACTAAAGAAATGTTTAAAGGCTTGGATATTATAGTTTACGATATTCAAGATATTGGAGTAAGGAGTTATACTTTTATTTCAACTATGATTAACGTTATGGAAGCTTGCTCTGATGAAGGAATAGAATTAATGATTCTTGACAGACCTAACCCAATTGGGGGTGATATAATTGATGGGAATGTGCTCGATATTAATTTCAAATCATTTGTAGGCATTTTACCCATTCCATATATTTATGGATTAACTCCTGGTGAATTAGCTGAAATGGCAAATGATGAAGGATGGTTAAATTCAAAGAGCAAAAAATGTAATTTGAAAATAATTAAAATGAAAAATTGGAATAGAACTATGCAATGGAAAGATACTGGATTGAAATGGATTCCTACTTCACCGCATATCCCTACAATAGATGCAACTTTTGGTTATGCTACAACAGGTACATTGGGTGAAATTGGCATTTGCAACATAGGAGTTGGCTATACACTCCCGTTTGAATTAATTGGTGCCCCATGGATTGATAAAAATCTTCTAATCAAAAAACTTGATTCACTTGATTTAATTGGTTTGTATTTAAGACCTGTTAAATACAAACCATTTTATGCTGCTTACAAAGAAAAAGAATGTTATGGAATACATATAATGCGAAAGGGGGATGATGTACTCCCTTTTACAACAACTATTGCTTTGTTAACCACATTACGAGATATTAAGCCAGGTTTACTAGATAGTATAGATAAATTAAAATGGAATATGTTCGATAAAATTTGCGGAACTGATCAAATTAGAATAGATTTATTGTCAGGAAAATCTTTTGATTATATAACTAAAAAATGGTTAACTAATTTGATAAGTTACTCAATTAAAAGGGAAAAATATCTTCTGTATGATTAA
- a CDS encoding 5-formyltetrahydrofolate cyclo-ligase, with amino-acid sequence MLTKSEIRKEVLKKRNDIPNQIRINKSELICNVLKQIVHEKNIKIIHIYYPIKSEVDILPFIDFCININIKLAIMSINTNKEIKNYEISKNTIFFKTHYGIYEPKEKIPFDIDILELIIVPLVAFDINKNRIGYGGGFYDRFFELVNKNNKNCLKIGVAFEEQFVDNIPIQKFDIPLNYIITENRIL; translated from the coding sequence ATGCTGACAAAATCAGAAATTAGAAAAGAAGTTTTAAAAAAACGTAATGATATACCAAATCAAATTAGAATCAATAAAAGTGAATTAATTTGTAATGTTTTAAAACAAATAGTTCACGAAAAAAATATTAAAATTATACATATTTATTACCCAATAAAATCTGAAGTAGATATTTTACCATTTATAGATTTTTGTATAAATATAAATATAAAATTAGCTATAATGTCAATTAATACTAATAAAGAAATCAAGAATTATGAAATTTCAAAAAATACAATATTCTTTAAAACACATTATGGAATTTATGAACCAAAAGAAAAGATACCATTCGATATAGATATTTTAGAATTAATAATTGTTCCGTTAGTAGCTTTTGATATTAATAAAAACAGGATTGGTTATGGAGGAGGATTTTATGATAGATTCTTTGAATTAGTAAATAAAAATAACAAAAATTGCTTAAAAATTGGCGTTGCTTTTGAGGAACAATTTGTTGATAATATTCCTATTCAAAAATTTGATATTCCATTAAATTACATTATAACTGAAAATAGAATTCTTTAA
- the miaA gene encoding tRNA (adenosine(37)-N6)-dimethylallyltransferase MiaA: protein MLIKTIPVILGPTAVGKTALALKLAEEINDIEIINVDSRQIYIGMDIGTAKPNLEELKKVKHHLIDILHPQEMYSAGKFINDCNKVIKEILLKNKKPLLVGGTGFYINAFFDGLNAPKSDPNIVKEIELRIENEGYENVYNEYLKIDPDSAKRHDKNNYVKTIRGLSCFYTNGEKYSSFLNKNNVNNEFTPNYIGLDLDRIKLYNLINNRVDLMYEQGLLNEVETLLKSGVKPNDYGMRTVGYKEAIMYLNSNLNHEQMIEFTKQSTRRYAKRQITFFKSNKNINWFKNEEYNEIKKLLSYKNNTFF from the coding sequence ATTTTAATCAAAACAATACCAGTTATACTTGGTCCCACAGCAGTTGGGAAAACAGCTTTAGCATTAAAACTTGCTGAAGAAATAAATGACATTGAGATAATAAATGTTGATTCTAGGCAAATTTATATAGGTATGGATATTGGAACAGCAAAACCAAATTTAGAAGAATTAAAAAAAGTAAAGCACCATTTGATAGATATTTTGCATCCTCAAGAAATGTATTCAGCTGGCAAATTTATTAATGATTGTAATAAAGTTATTAAAGAAATTTTATTAAAAAATAAAAAACCATTATTAGTTGGAGGTACTGGATTTTATATTAATGCTTTTTTTGATGGATTAAATGCCCCTAAATCTGATCCAAATATTGTAAAAGAAATTGAGTTAAGAATAGAAAACGAGGGATATGAAAATGTTTATAATGAGTATCTAAAAATAGATCCAGATTCAGCAAAAAGACATGATAAAAATAATTATGTTAAAACAATTAGAGGGTTATCTTGTTTTTATACAAATGGAGAAAAATATAGCTCTTTTTTGAATAAAAATAATGTAAATAATGAATTTACACCAAATTATATTGGACTTGATTTGGATAGAATTAAACTTTATAATTTGATAAATAATAGAGTTGATTTGATGTATGAACAAGGGCTTTTAAATGAAGTAGAAACTTTACTTAAAAGTGGTGTAAAACCAAATGATTATGGTATGCGAACAGTTGGGTATAAAGAGGCAATAATGTACTTAAATAGTAATTTAAATCATGAGCAAATGATTGAGTTTACAAAGCAATCAACTAGGAGATATGCTAAAAGGCAGATTACTTTTTTTAAATCTAATAAAAATATTAATTGGTTTAAAAATGAAGAATATAATGAAATAAAAAAATTACTATCTTATAAAAATAATACGTTTTTTTAA